GCCCGAGGAATCCCCTATCGGGGATGCGCAAGATCAGCGATTCCAGCCGCGAGCAACCCCGGTAGGGGATCCCTCGCGTTGCTCGGGATGACACACCCGTTGGGTGAGCTCTTCACGCTCGGAATGCATAATCTGGGTTAGAGTGCAGGGAAAAACAGGGACAGGCAACAGATTCCCGGAGGAATCTATAGCCAGTCCCCGTTTTTCAGCAGCCTGGCGGCGTTGTCGTGCAGAATCAGGCGCCGCTCGTCGTCGCTCAGCGGCAGGGCGCGGAGGGCGGTGAGCGCCGTCGCCTGATCCGCCCACGGCGAGTCGGTGCCGAAGAGGACGCGCTGCGCCCCGTGGGCGCGGACGATGTCCACGAACCGCTGGGTGCCCAGCTTGTGCAGGCAGAAGCTGGTGTCGAAATAGAGGTCGCGGCCGACCAGGAACTCCCATACCTCGTCCCATTGCAGGTAGGCCCCCATGTGAGCGGCAATCACCGTCATCCCGGGGAACGCGTCGAGCGCGCGGGCGATGCGACCCGGGGTGGCCCGCACTTCGGGCAGCGCCTTGATCTCATTGCCGGCATGGAAGAAGGCGATCATCCCCGCCGCGCGCAGGGCGTCGTAGATCGGAAACATGCGCTCTTCATCGGGGTGGAATCGCTGGAACTCCGAGTGGAACTTGACACCGCGCAGGCCCAGCTCGCGCATGCGGGCAACCTCGGCGGCCGGGTCATCCATGGCGGGGTGCAGGGAGCCGAAGATGGTGAGGTCGGGCCCCGAGTTGGCGGCCGCCCAGTCGGTGATGGAGCGCACCTGCGCAGGCGAGGTCGCCACCGGCACTACCACCGAGTGAACTATCACCGCCGCCGCCATCGAGCGCCGCAGGCCCGCGAGCGTGGCATCGCTGTGGCTCGACGCCTCATAGGTGCCTTCGAGCACCTCCATCGCCTTCGCGGCCACGCGGTCGGGGAAAGCGTGAGTATGGAAATCAGTCACGGGGTGAGTTGTCATATCGTTGGCACGCGCGCCCTCGGCGCCGGCGGCTACCGCCTGCTCCCCGTGGCGGCTACACCCGGAACGGCGGCGGCAGCGGGCGCCGGAACCACTGTGGCATCAGCTCCCTGAAGGCGATGGCGCCGATGATCGCCAAGACGAAGAACACGATCGCCAGGCTGCCGGTGATGATGCCGGCGATGGCATAGGGGCGGCCGGCCGCGCGCATCGGCTCGGGCTGGGCGGAACCAAGGGCGATCGCGCCCAGTATCACCGCGGTCACGCCCAACACCAGACTCAGCCCGCCGCCGCAGCAGCAGACGAAGCTGAGGATGCCGCAGACCATGGAGGCGATGGAGACGCCGCTCGGCCCCACCCCTGCGGGGCGATAGGGTGGCGGAGGGGGCGCCGAGGGCGGCCACTGCGA
This genomic window from Armatimonadota bacterium contains:
- a CDS encoding amidohydrolase family protein, which gives rise to MTTHPVTDFHTHAFPDRVAAKAMEVLEGTYEASSHSDATLAGLRRSMAAAVIVHSVVVPVATSPAQVRSITDWAAANSGPDLTIFGSLHPAMDDPAAEVARMRELGLRGVKFHSEFQRFHPDEERMFPIYDALRAAGMIAFFHAGNEIKALPEVRATPGRIARALDAFPGMTVIAAHMGAYLQWDEVWEFLVGRDLYFDTSFCLHKLGTQRFVDIVRAHGAQRVLFGTDSPWADQATALTALRALPLSDDERRLILHDNAARLLKNGDWL
- a CDS encoding DUF4190 domain-containing protein, which encodes MNCPKHPERQAEFMCAECGREVCAGCIEDRAGKCVCGDCAAKLGTEAGGAPPPEPPAAQPAAAIPSQWPPSAPPPPPYRPAGVGPSGVSIASMVCGILSFVCCCGGGLSLVLGVTAVILGAIALGSAQPEPMRAAGRPYAIAGIITGSLAIVFFVLAIIGAIAFRELMPQWFRRPLPPPFRV